A stretch of Tachyglossus aculeatus isolate mTacAcu1 chromosome 3, mTacAcu1.pri, whole genome shotgun sequence DNA encodes these proteins:
- the NODAL gene encoding nodal homolog: protein MELGERRWAFAFDFSFINQAEELEMAELRLTSPGLTSPLLALLSQEAPKPLLVEIFHQPKRDGESGPDSCRERRLLGRSILAPSHVSVTPNGTVLEVTGPLSDWFGQSGPREGTPARGKETARDCEPRRPAGPASDVLLMLHSNPSKEQSGLGGSPLLRAAETSQRARGARLLRDKFKRHRRHEKEEAVSGASGRCRRVNFHVDFSQVGWSKWVIYPKQYNAYRCEGICPNPLGEEFKPTNHAYIQSMLKYYHPNLVPNTCCTPVKTRPMSMLYLEGDQVLLGHHEDMIVEECGCQ, encoded by the exons ATGGAACTGGGAGAGCGGAGATGGGCTTTCGCCTTTGATTTCTCTTTCATCAaccaagcggaggagctggagaTGGCGGAGTTGAGGCTGACGTCCCCGGGCCTGACGTCCCCGCTGCTCGCCCTCCTGAGCCAGGAGGCCCCGAAACCACTCCTGGTGGAGATCTTCCACCAGCCCAAACGGGACGGAGAGAGCGGCCCGGACTCCTGCCGGGAGCGTCGCCTGTTGGGCCGGTCCATCCTGGCTCCCTCGCACGTCAGCGTCACCCCCAACGGCACGGTCCTGGAGGTGACCGGGCCCCTCTCCGACTGGTTCGGCCAGTCCGGCCCCCGGGAGGGGACGCCGGCCAGGGGGAAGGAGACGGCTCGGGACTGCGAgccccgccggccggccggcccggccTCCGACGTGCTGCTGATGCTGCACTCGAACCCGTCTAAGGAGCAGAGCGGCTTGGGCGGCTCCCCCTTACTGAGGGCAGCGGAGACCTCCCAGAGGGCCCGGGGGGCCAGGCTTCTCCGGGACAAGTTCAAGAGACACCGGCGCCACGAGAAGGAAGAGGCCGTCAGCGGCGCCAGCGGCCGCTGCCGGAGGGTGAACTTCCACGTGGACTTCAGTCAGGTCGGCTGGAGTAAATGGGTCATCTACCCCAAGCAGTACAACGCCTACCGCTGTGAGGGCATCTGTCCCAACCCGCTGGGAGAGGAATTCAAACCCACCAACCACGCTTACATCCAG agcaTGCTTAAGTACTATCACCCCAACCTGGTCCCCAACACCTGCTGCACCCCCGTGAAGACGAGGCCCATGAGCATGCTGTACCTGGAAGGCGACCAAGTCCTCCTGGGCCACCACGAAGACATGATCGTGGAGGAGTGCGGATGCCAGTGA